From one bacterium genomic stretch:
- a CDS encoding SDR family oxidoreductase, translating to MTLKNKVIVVTGASQGLGEALALKAAELGARVVLVAHTEKLLQRVKEKILKNGGKAECFVCDIRDLGQVKAAVKTIIQKFGTIDILVNNAGVWTDEEIEKQRPEQRKVALETNVLGQIQMTKEILPLMKKRNDGYIFNVISGAGLADSDNTRWQTYGASKWAMTGFTKALRDYLKGTKIKVTGFFPGGMDTNLYENVGRPDAHKQPWMMKKEDVADIIVFALTRPDDVLMEGITVSKIQ from the coding sequence ATGACCTTAAAGAATAAAGTTATCGTTGTTACCGGAGCGAGTCAGGGATTAGGCGAGGCCCTGGCCCTGAAAGCGGCTGAACTTGGCGCAAGAGTTGTTTTAGTGGCGCACACAGAAAAATTATTACAAAGGGTTAAAGAAAAGATTTTAAAGAATGGCGGTAAGGCCGAGTGTTTTGTCTGCGACATTCGCGACTTAGGGCAGGTGAAAGCCGCGGTCAAGACGATAATTCAAAAATTCGGGACAATTGATATTCTGGTTAACAATGCCGGTGTTTGGACGGACGAGGAGATTGAAAAACAGAGGCCGGAACAAAGAAAAGTTGCTTTAGAAACAAATGTTTTAGGGCAAATCCAAATGACAAAAGAAATCCTACCATTAATGAAAAAGAGAAATGATGGTTATATTTTTAACGTTATTTCAGGCGCTGGATTGGCTGATTCTGACAATACCAGATGGCAAACCTACGGAGCCAGCAAATGGGCAATGACCGGTTTTACCAAGGCTTTAAGAGATTATTTGAAGGGGACTAAAATTAAGGTCACGGGATTTTTTCCCGGAGGCATGGATACCAATCTTTATGAAAATGTCGGCCGTCCAGATGCTCACAAGCAGCCTTGGATGATGAAAAAGGAAGATGTAGCTGACATTATTGTTTTTGCCCTGACCCGGCCAGACGACGTTTTAATGGAAGGGATTACTGTAAGTAAAATTCAATAA
- the pilM gene encoding type IV pilus assembly protein PilM, whose protein sequence is MAFTPFGLVKRSCLGIDIGSSVIKVVELSKLGERIKLEAYGEIKAEAIYDKPFRTLEKNTILFQTMDIARAVGAVIDEAKMSSRKAVFSIPDFSTFYTTFELPPMSSQELPQAVRFQARQQIPVPLNEVALDWSIVQGEVSDHHGSNLKILLVAVPNEIINQYQEIAKITDLNLYALEAEVFGFLRAASPDRSKVVAIIDIGAQSTTCSIVDKGVLKLSRSFEPAANEITEVLSKSLQIDFKEAQALREKYGLAAGDLEEGNIAETILTIVDAILIEVDKTIQGFSLVEGKIPELIVMAGGIALTPGLKEHFAKKLGRKVEIADPFSYIFYPPILEKTLKNLAPSYVIAVGAAMRGLE, encoded by the coding sequence GTGGCCTTTACTCCTTTCGGTTTAGTCAAAAGAAGTTGCCTCGGCATTGACATTGGCTCTTCGGTGATCAAAGTCGTCGAGCTCTCCAAACTGGGAGAAAGAATTAAACTGGAAGCTTATGGAGAAATCAAAGCAGAAGCCATCTACGACAAGCCTTTCAGAACCCTTGAAAAGAACACGATTTTGTTTCAGACGATGGATATTGCCAGGGCCGTGGGAGCCGTGATCGACGAAGCGAAAATGTCGTCCAGGAAAGCGGTTTTTTCGATTCCCGATTTTTCGACTTTCTACACCACTTTTGAACTGCCACCGATGTCGTCTCAGGAATTGCCTCAGGCCGTCCGCTTTCAGGCGAGGCAGCAGATACCGGTGCCCCTGAACGAAGTCGCTCTGGACTGGTCGATTGTCCAGGGAGAAGTCAGCGATCATCACGGTTCAAACCTCAAGATCTTGCTGGTGGCCGTTCCCAACGAAATCATCAACCAGTATCAGGAGATCGCCAAGATAACAGATCTCAATCTTTATGCTTTGGAGGCTGAGGTTTTCGGCTTTTTAAGAGCGGCCAGTCCGGACAGGAGCAAGGTGGTGGCGATTATTGACATTGGCGCTCAGAGCACTACTTGTAGTATAGTTGATAAAGGGGTCTTGAAGTTGAGCCGGAGCTTTGAACCGGCGGCAAACGAGATAACCGAAGTTTTGAGCAAATCATTGCAAATCGATTTTAAAGAAGCCCAGGCTTTAAGGGAAAAGTACGGATTGGCGGCCGGAGACCTGGAAGAGGGCAACATTGCCGAGACCATTCTGACGATCGTCGACGCCATCCTTATAGAAGTGGACAAAACCATCCAGGGATTCTCCTTGGTTGAGGGCAAGATTCCAGAGCTTATTGTTATGGCAGGAGGCATTGCCCTGACGCCGGGCTTAAAAGAGCATTTTGCCAAAAAGCTTGGTAGAAAAGTTGAGATAGCCGACCCCTTTTCCTACATTTTCTATCCGCCGATACTCGAAAAAACCTTGAAAAACCTCGCGCCTTCTTATGTCATCGCCGTCGGTGCGGCCATGAGGGGGTTAGAATAA
- a CDS encoding MscL family protein encodes MKGFIDFIRRQGVVGLAVGFILGGAVAKLVSALIQDLISPFIGLITGSAGGLAEAALNIGPINLMWGHFLSVLIDFLVIAIVVYFGIKGLGLDKLDKKD; translated from the coding sequence ATGAAAGGATTCATTGATTTTATCAGAAGACAAGGAGTGGTGGGGCTGGCAGTCGGCTTCATCTTAGGCGGCGCCGTCGCCAAATTGGTTTCAGCCCTGATTCAGGACCTGATTAGTCCCTTCATCGGCCTGATTACTGGTTCAGCAGGCGGCTTGGCCGAAGCAGCTTTAAATATTGGCCCTATTAATCTGATGTGGGGGCATTTTTTGAGCGTTTTGATAGATTTTCTGGTTATTGCTATTGTGGTTTATTTTGGAATCAAGGGTTTGGGACTTGATAAATTAGACAAAAAAGATTAA
- a CDS encoding AarF/UbiB family protein, with the protein MDYWSRLKRFSKIISAFYSYFWRAFVKTRGNTSEATQKRAFLLRQTLENLGSVFIKFGQFLSLRPDFMPPEYCRELFYLLENVPPFSSAEVIKAFKEDFNTTPDKLFSVFKTTSFAAASFGQAHEAYLESGEKLAVKIQRPGIKETVARDIKLMKILAKIIDLLPLGPNKLAPMVRQFEEWTLEELDYATEANYTEEFYDRYDKDKTKMAVPKIYRKFCSPRILTAEFIEGITLSNILLAIRNNNRDVLDKLEKMEFSREKTAEILLKNSLKQIYLDGFFHADPHPANIIFMPNNELAYIDFGIVGKLDKKTRFACLKYIRSVCYGDTDNAFEALVQLCNIPSAQNQIELKKEHDRIVLESLGAFKNHQGENDISGLKQIIGKKLFKTLKILQKCNIVVPANTLRYFRAVSTLDSTIVELNPRIEIDTIAENIRDISIANIMKELPNLLTLEKFEDSLMRLLNVIEKEVS; encoded by the coding sequence ATGGACTATTGGAGTCGCCTAAAAAGGTTCTCTAAAATAATCTCTGCCTTTTACTCTTACTTCTGGCGGGCTTTTGTTAAAACCAGGGGGAATACGTCGGAAGCCACTCAAAAAAGAGCTTTCCTTTTGAGGCAGACTCTAGAAAACCTGGGTTCTGTTTTTATTAAATTCGGTCAATTTCTATCTTTGAGACCGGACTTTATGCCTCCGGAGTATTGCCGAGAGCTTTTCTACCTGCTGGAGAACGTACCCCCTTTTTCATCCGCAGAAGTCATAAAGGCGTTCAAGGAGGATTTTAATACCACGCCGGACAAACTTTTTTCTGTATTCAAAACAACTTCTTTTGCCGCCGCTTCCTTCGGCCAAGCGCACGAAGCGTACTTAGAAAGCGGAGAAAAATTGGCGGTAAAGATTCAACGGCCGGGAATTAAAGAAACGGTTGCCCGCGATATTAAATTGATGAAGATTTTGGCTAAAATCATAGACCTTCTGCCCCTGGGCCCCAATAAGCTCGCGCCGATGGTCAGGCAATTTGAAGAATGGACTTTGGAGGAATTAGATTATGCCACCGAGGCAAACTATACCGAAGAATTTTACGACCGCTACGATAAGGACAAAACAAAAATGGCTGTACCTAAAATATACCGTAAGTTTTGCTCTCCGCGAATCTTAACGGCAGAATTTATAGAGGGGATTACCCTTTCAAATATCCTTTTGGCAATCAGAAACAATAATAGGGACGTCTTAGATAAATTGGAAAAAATGGAGTTTTCCCGAGAGAAAACAGCCGAAATCCTCCTTAAAAATAGCTTGAAACAAATCTATCTTGACGGTTTTTTCCACGCCGATCCTCATCCGGCGAATATCATTTTTATGCCAAACAATGAATTAGCGTATATAGATTTTGGGATAGTGGGCAAGTTGGATAAAAAAACCCGTTTTGCCTGCTTAAAATACATACGTTCTGTTTGTTACGGCGACACCGATAACGCCTTTGAGGCGCTGGTTCAGCTTTGTAATATACCATCTGCTCAAAACCAAATTGAATTAAAAAAAGAGCACGACCGGATTGTTCTTGAATCCTTAGGGGCGTTTAAAAATCACCAGGGGGAGAATGATATCAGCGGTTTAAAACAGATAATCGGGAAAAAACTATTCAAAACGCTGAAAATCTTGCAGAAATGCAATATCGTTGTCCCGGCAAATACACTAAGATATTTTCGAGCGGTCTCAACACTAGACAGCACCATTGTGGAACTGAATCCCCGGATCGAAATAGACACTATCGCCGAGAATATTAGGGATATCTCGATTGCCAACATTATGAAAGAATTGCCTAATCTTTTAACGTTGGAGAAATTTGAAGACAGCTTGATGAGGTTATTGAACGTTATCGAAAAAGAAGTATCGTAA
- a CDS encoding DUF1080 domain-containing protein: protein MFKRGIRMNKKYLIIIAAIIILAVLIGGFFLLPKISQKSTQKSNCPIKTYNGVAWTGNVKPEEFKEIGSEFVEVVVWPQILDDETILVSSESYSGGPKYSLEQIKADAAKTEETVRNRIRQLKQNNLKIYLVVYPEWLYTHERNYLIKDSDAYEKRTWEIALTWAKIAEEEKVEIYSPLNEPFLHIGHQRSLAWYKEILPELRQVYHGLLAPRGLQAYHFEPDLGLIERPDTQFDFTGWDLIGFDVFARNTRNFDEYRQYVQAVIAKAEEIKEKTGDKGIILGEIGAPNKTEQSFPGLDPIELTKQSWQEIYKESYGLVDYLFFWDWTGSPQEENGQRIDYPADGKLKDTLKNLFTKAQKCASTPQALKSPNFTIQPPEKTIFADDLNDLSWWRKEQGEWQIENGVAKSAEQGKSLLTYDQNIADGQIKVRFRTTDGTLDLKLRRTPQTPAGYEIVLKPQRAMVSAATKNDKITKLAEMQFYFDTGWHEVVVDFRDNRIVVKVDDIGVFEIFNDSYKEGIISLGADGPVEIDRVEITE from the coding sequence ATGTTTAAAAGAGGGATCAGAATGAATAAAAAATACCTGATTATTATTGCTGCCATAATTATCTTGGCAGTGCTAATTGGTGGCTTTTTTTTATTGCCAAAAATCTCCCAAAAATCAACCCAAAAATCCAATTGTCCAATTAAAACATATAATGGTGTTGCTTGGACCGGTAATGTCAAACCCGAGGAGTTTAAAGAAATCGGCTCGGAGTTTGTGGAAGTAGTGGTTTGGCCGCAGATTTTAGATGATGAGACAATTTTAGTCAGTTCCGAGTCCTATTCGGGCGGGCCAAAATATTCATTAGAACAAATTAAAGCCGATGCCGCAAAAACTGAGGAAACTGTCCGTAATAGAATCCGCCAGTTGAAACAAAATAATCTCAAAATTTATTTAGTGGTCTATCCCGAGTGGCTTTACACTCACGAAAGGAATTATTTAATCAAAGATTCGGATGCTTATGAAAAACGAACATGGGAAATTGCTCTTACTTGGGCGAAAATTGCCGAAGAAGAGAAAGTGGAGATTTACTCGCCCCTAAACGAGCCGTTTTTGCATATCGGCCATCAGAGGTCACTTGCTTGGTACAAGGAAATTTTACCGGAGTTACGCCAAGTTTATCATGGCTTACTTGCTCCGCGCGGTTTGCAGGCCTATCATTTTGAGCCGGATCTGGGTTTGATTGAGCGGCCCGATACCCAGTTTGATTTTACGGGCTGGGATTTAATCGGCTTTGATGTTTTTGCCAGAAATACGCGTAACTTTGACGAATATCGCCAATATGTGCAAGCAGTAATTGCCAAAGCAGAAGAAATTAAAGAAAAAACCGGTGACAAAGGGATAATTCTTGGCGAAATCGGTGCGCCCAACAAAACCGAACAAAGTTTTCCCGGGCTTGATCCAATTGAGCTGACCAAACAATCCTGGCAAGAAATTTATAAGGAAAGTTATGGTTTGGTTGATTATCTGTTCTTTTGGGATTGGACTGGCTCACCGCAGGAAGAAAATGGTCAGCGTATAGATTATCCGGCCGATGGGAAATTAAAAGATACTTTGAAGAATTTATTTACTAAGGCACAAAAATGCGCTTCCACTCCGCAAGCCCTGAAAAGTCCGAATTTTACCATTCAGCCGCCAGAGAAAACGATTTTTGCTGACGATTTGAATGATTTATCGTGGTGGCGAAAAGAACAGGGGGAGTGGCAGATTGAAAACGGTGTAGCCAAAAGCGCCGAACAAGGGAAAAGTTTGCTTACTTATGATCAAAATATTGCCGACGGACAAATAAAAGTTCGCTTTCGGACCACAGACGGCACTTTGGATCTTAAGTTGCGGCGGACGCCGCAGACGCCAGCCGGCTATGAAATAGTGCTTAAACCACAGCGAGCAATGGTGAGTGCTGCGACTAAGAATGATAAAATCACTAAATTAGCCGAGATGCAATTTTATTTTGATACTGGCTGGCATGAGGTAGTTGTTGACTTTCGGGATAATCGGATCGTAGTTAAAGTAGATGATATCGGCGTTTTTGAAATCTTCAATGATTCATATAAAGAAGGCATTATTTCTTTAGGCGCTGACGGTCCGGTAGAGATTGATCGGGTGGAAATTACTGAATGA